In the genome of Populus nigra chromosome 9, ddPopNigr1.1, whole genome shotgun sequence, one region contains:
- the LOC133703513 gene encoding ubiquitin carboxyl-terminal hydrolase 25-like, which translates to MGGFQLQKLQMSWQPSLLSQKRKNGPPLGLKNLGNSCYLNSVLQCLTYTPPLANFCLRLQHSSLCDSVANGDRKRDCPFCILEKRIVRSLSLDLTLDAPAKIQSCLKIFAEHFRCGRQEDAHEFLRYVIDACHNTCLRLKKLRRKGIENGGGGVSVVKEIFGGALQSQVKCLCCNYESNKVDDIMDISLDVLNSYSVRDAMQKFFQPEVLDGNNKYKCEKCQKLVAARKQMSILQAPNVLVIQLKRFEGIFGAKIDKAIAFEEVLVLSSFMSKTSQDPQPEYNLFGTIVHSGYSPESGHYYAYIKDAMGRWYCCNDSYVTLSTLQEVLSEKVYVLFFSRTNQRPASSASSFASYGVKSRESNGCVEFKSSKGAVPLKSLPTKPQVEQSSKKDISAMSRIDRVPSSPLVKSSICGNSGSKSTHLSVNGKVDHLKGQNKGMNGNVKETVHVEKRGKDVSTVTSSNGFEKHTNVDAVEGENCHAFAAASENGHSQNAAFNSVKPLVCDSNGTTSKVTTRRVHDNLELQNGSMECCADISGLKRKLKEDTSILLAQDSQSLAKIEEFKEALKQQASLILGSCGFFDKVYDFMRARKRLCVHEAGNKRSGTELKKLLIADAKRTFISQIPESLKEDLVKRLQSFSQEKRHLSAVLGNSTVS; encoded by the exons ATGGGCGGGTTTCAGCTGCAAAAATTGCAAATGAGTTGGCAACCGAGTTTGCTTAGTCAAAAACGAAAAAATGGTCCTCCTTTAGGGTTAAAGAATCTCGGCAACTCTTGTTATCTAAATAGCGTCCTTCAGTGCCTCACTTACACTCCTCCTCTTGCTAATTTCTGCCTGCGCCTCCAGCACTCCTCTCTCT GTGATTCCGTTGCTAACGGAGATAGAAAGAGAGACTGCCCGTTTTGTATTCTCGAAAAACGGATAGTCCGTTCACTCAGTTTGGATCTCACGCTTGACGCGCCAGCTAAGATTCAAAGCTGTTTGAAGATTTTTGCTGAGCATTTTCGCTGTGGACGACAGGAAGATGCTCACGAATTTTTGCGGTATGTGATTGATGCGTGCCATAATACGTGTTTGCGTTTGAAGAAACTCAGAAGGAAAGGGATTGAGaacggtggtggtggtgtgagTGTGGTTAAGGAGATATTTGGAGGCGCATTGCAAAGTCAAGTGAAGTGCTTGTGTTGTAATTATGAGTCGAATAAAGTTGATGATATTATGGATATCAGTTTAGATGTTCTGAATAGTTATTCGGTAAGAGATGCAATGCAAAAGTTTTTTCAGCCAGAGGTTTTGGATGGGAATAACAAATACAAATGCGAAAA ATGTCAGAAACTAGTGGCAGCTAGGAAGCAAATGTCAATACTTCAAGCGCCAAATGTTCTTGTTATCCAACTGAAG AGATTTGAGGGCATATTTGGAGCGAAGATTGATAAGGCCATTGCATTTGAAGAAGTTTTGGTTCTTTCAAGCTTCATGAGCAAAACAAGCCAG GACCCACAACCCGAGTATAATCTTTTTGGTACCATTGTGCACTCTGGATACTCCCCGGAATCTGGACACTATTATGCATATATAAAG GATGCAATGGGTCGGTGGTATTGCTGCAATGATTCATATGTGACACTCTCTACCCTGCAGGAGGTCTTGTCAGAGAAGGTCTatgttctcttcttttctcgTACTAACCAAAGGCCAGCATCCTCTGCCTCCTCTTTTGCTTCCTATGGAGTAAAATCACGCGAATCAAATGGATGTGTGGAATTTAAAAGTTCAAAGGGTGCTGTTCCTCTGAAATCATTGCCTACAAAACCACAAGTTGAACAATCTTCAAAAAAGGATATTTCAGCCATGTCTAGGATTGATAGAGTGCCTTCAAGCCCACTGGTAAAGTCTAGCATTTGTGGGAACTCTGGATCCAAAAGTACCCATCTATCCGTTAATGGAAAAGTTGATCATCTGAAGGGTCAAAACAAGGGAATGAATGGGAATGTGAAAGAGACAGTTCATGTGGAGAAACGTGGCAAAGATGTGTCAACAGTAACAAGCAGTAATGGTTTTGAAAAGCATACAAATGTTGATGCTGTAGAAGGTGAAAACTGTCATGCATTTGCAGCAGCAAGTGAAAATGGTCATTCTCAAAATGCTGCTTTTAATTCTGTAAAGCCCCTTGTCTGTGACAGTAATGGTACAACAAGTAAGGTGACAACAAGAAGAGTACATGATAACCTTGAATTGCAAAATGGCAGTATGGAGTGTTGTGCTGACATTTCAGGTTTGAAGAGAAAGCTAAAGGAGGACACCTCCATTTTGCTTGCGCAGGATTCTCAATCTCTAGCcaaaattgaagaatttaaagaagC CCTCAAGCAACAAGCATCTTTGATTTTGGGATCATGCGGTTTTTTTGATAAGGTTTATGATTTTATGCGTGCGAGAAAGAGGTTGTGTGTTCATGAAGCAGGAAACAAACGAAGTGGTACTGAATTAAA GAAGTTGTTGATTGCAGATGCCAAGAGAACCTTTATTTCCCAAATACCTGAGTCATTGAAAGAGGACCTTGTCAAACGCCTCCAGTCATTTAGTCAAGAGAAACGGCATTTGTCAGCAGTTTTGGGGAACTCAACTG TCTCTTGA
- the LOC133702577 gene encoding probable glutathione S-transferase parC, protein MAEEVVLLGCWASPFAMRVKVALAEKEIDYVSREQNLFNKSSLLLEMNPVYKKVPVLIHEGKPICESLIIIQYIDEVWKHKAPLFPSDPCERAHARFWADYVDKHIFPNAQLLWARKGERQEAAKKSLIESFKALEGELGDKPYFGGESFGLIDIALIPFFSFFYAFETLGRFSMEEECPEIVAWAKRCSQRETVSKSVVLDQHKAYEFVLELMAWHGVK, encoded by the exons ATGGCAGAAGAAGTGGTATTGCTGGGTTGCTGGGCTAGTCCTTTTGCAATGAGGGTGAAAGTTGCTCTGGCAGAGAAGGAAATAGATTATGTGTCCCGAGAACAGAATTTGTTCAACAAGAGTTCTTTGCTTCTAGAGATGAACCCTGTCTACAAGAAAGTCCCTGTTTTGATCCATGAAGGAAAGCCGATTTGTGAATCACTCATCATAATTCAATATATCGATGAAGTTTGGAAACACAAAGCTCCTTTATTCCCCTCCGATCCCTGTGAGAGGGCTCATGCTAGGTTCTGGGCTGACTATGTGGACAAACAT ATTTTCCCAAACGCGCAGTTGTTATGGGCAAGAAAAGGTGAACGCCAAGAAGCAGCGAAGAAGAGTCTCATAGAAAGCTTCAAAGCATTGGAAGGAGAGCTTGGAGACAAGCCCTACTTTGGGGGTGAGAGTTTTGGTCTAATAGACATTGCCCTTATTCCCTTCTTCAGCTTTTTCTACGCATTTGAGACCCTCGGAAGATTTTCCATGGAAGAGGAGTGCCCCGAGATCGTGGCATGGGCCAAGAGATGCTCGCAAAGGGAGACTGTTTCAAAGTCAGTAGTGCTCGACCAGCACAAAGcttatgaatttgttttggaGCTCATGGCATGGCATGGGGTTAAGTGA
- the LOC133702537 gene encoding probable glutathione S-transferase parC, with product MANEVVLLDLKASPFAARVRIALEEKGIEYKSKVEDLSNKSSTLLKMNPVHQQIPVLIHNGKPICESMVIVQYIDEAWSHKPSLLPSDPYRRAHARFWADYIDKKIYPIGRNLWASEGEVKESSKKDLIQCFKILEEELGDKLYFGGESFGYIDLALIPFYSFFYTFETLGNWSMAAEFPNLVEWGERCLQKESVSKSLSDQKEVYEVVLQIKQKLGIE from the exons ATGGCTAATGAAGTAGTTCTACTGGATTTGAAGGCTAGTCCTTTTGCAGCAAGGGTGAGGATAGCTTTGGAAGAGAAGGGAATAGAATATAAATCTAAGGTAGAGGACTTGAGCAACAAGAGCTCTACTCTTCTCAAGATGAACCCAGTTCATCAGCAAATCCCTGTCTTAATCCATAATGGGAAACCCATCTGTGAGTCAATGGTCATAGTTCAATATATTGATGAAGCTTGGAGCCATAAACCTTCATTGTTGCCTTCTGATCCTTATCGACGTGCACATGCCAGGTTTTGGGCTGACTACATCGACAAGAAG ATTTATCCTATTGGAAGGAATCTATGGGCATCTGAAGGTGAGGTCAAAGAATCATCGAAGAAGGACTTGATTCAGTGCTTTAAAATCTTGGAAGAAGAACTCGGAGACAAGCTATATTTTGGGGGTGAGAGCTTTGGCTATATAGACTTGGCACTTATTCCGTTCTACAGCTTCTTTTACACCTTTGAGACCCTAGGAAACTGGAGCATGGCAGCCGAGTTCCCTAACCTCGTGGAGTGGGGTGAGAGATGCTTGCAAAAGGAGAGCGTCTCCAAGTCTTTAAGTGACCAAAAGGAGGTTTATGAAGTCGTTTTGCAGATCAAACAGAAACTGGGgattgaataa